One window of the Rosa rugosa chromosome 3, drRosRugo1.1, whole genome shotgun sequence genome contains the following:
- the LOC133737162 gene encoding uncharacterized protein LOC133737162, whose translation MTPPGLIIGVSEALKANTNKKKFNLGVEIYQTPELQPYVLNIVKKLISKYGLSVSRKIALLIYSACFQVMNKPSIEHHQHHPLEGKSNIAKKKEKSLDSVSLTSFCTF comes from the exons ATGACTCCCCCTGGTCTAATTATTGGAGTTTCTGAAGCACTCAAAGCtaacacaaataaaaagaaGTTCAACCTTGGAGTTGAGATATACCAGACACCAGAACTTCAACCATATGTGCTTAATATTGTTAAGAAG CTCATCAGCAAATACGGTTTATCAGTGTCACGGAAAATTGCATTGCTCATCTATTCAGCTTGCTTTCAAG TGATGAACAAACCAAGCATAGAacatcatcaacatcatcctCTGGAAGGAAAGAGCAATatcgcaaaaaaaaaagaaaaaagtcttgACTCAGTGTCGTTGACTTCGTTTTGTACTTTTTGA
- the LOC133735143 gene encoding MLO-like protein 10: MILGFISLILTFGQSYIAKICIPLKVANTMLPCSQSSTASEDEESTSRRRLLSTDRRFLAATTTTSCNSGFEPLISINGLHQLHILIFFLAVFHVAYSAITMLLGRLKIRGWKAWEAETSSHSYEFSNVMERGFQIQMQ, encoded by the exons ATGATTCTGGGTTTTATTTCACTAATCCTGACCTTTGGTCAAAGTTACATTGCCAAAATCTGTATTCCGCTTAAGGTTGCAAACACTATGCTGCCATGTAGTCAATCTTCAACTGCTTCGGAAGATGAAGAATCAACAAGTCGCAGAAGACTCTTATCGACTGACCGTCGATTTTTAGCTGCTACAACTACTACTTCATGCAATAGT GGTTTTGAGCCACTGATCTCTATTAATGGATTGCACCAATTGCACATCCTCATATTCTTCTTGGCTGTCTTTCACGTAGCATACAGTGCTATCACAATGCTTCTTGGGAGGCTAAAG ATTCGAGGATGGAAGGCATGGGAGGCTGAGACTTCATCGCATAGCTATGAGTTCTCAAATG TAATGGAGAGAGGGTTTCAAATACAAATGCAGTAG
- the LOC133735968 gene encoding transcription factor bHLH95-like yields the protein MSEREAGAGGSDGVLWESQSWVNLSNSTDNFLLNSNSENSAGGGDEGENKLGEKEKEMMEREDRVQPEVEPVAAPGKKTLVKKRVGRGGGSGVKKHNGKATKGKGKGSSDGVVEEGKGGGGDSEDDHELHIYTERERRKKMRNMFANLHALLPQLPSKADKSTIVDEAVSYIKRLEITLQSLQQQKRERMRSLPGSSMVNHNHSSVLMNSQNVAYDSREAFLSSHASSSNLAAASTTTANGFNINPDFNPLNHSLSTNSLSTEPIVFETWTSSNVVLNMCRDEAQISVCSPKKPGVFTQICFILEKYKIVVVTAHIISDSHRSMYMIQAQPSRAPDNQFLEMFPAVEIFKQAVSEINVWIVSTY from the exons ATGTCTGAACGAGAAGCAGGAGCAGGAGGTTCTGATGGGGTTTTGTGGGAAAGCCAGTCATGGGTTAATTTGTCCAATTCTACTGACAATTTTTTGTTGAACTCCAATTCCGAGAATTCAGCTGGTGGTGGCGATGAGGGGGAGAATAAATTAggggagaaggagaaagaaatGATGGAGAGAGAAGATCGGGTGCAACCAGAAGTAGAGCCGGTGGCTGCTCCGGGTAAGAAGACTCTGGTTAAGAAGCGAGTTGGTCGAGGTGGTGGCAGCGGTGTCAAGAAGCATAACGGGAAGGCCACCAAGGGAAAGGGGAAAGGGAGTAGTGATGGGGTGGTGGAAGAAGGAAAAGGAGGGGGCGGTGATTCTGAGGATGATCATGAGCTGCATATATACACTGAGAGAGAAAGGAGGAAAAAGATGAGGAACATGTTTGCcaaccttcatgctttgcttccTCAACTTCCTTCTAAG GCTGACAAATCCACAATCGTTGACGAGGCAGTTAGCTACATAAAAAGGCTTGAGATCACTCTACAATCCCTACAACAACAAAAGAGGGAGAGGATGCGAAGTCTCCCAGGTAGCAGTATGGTCAATCACAATCACTCATCAGTACTTATGAACTCACAAAATGTAGCCTATGACTCAAGAGAGGCCTTCCTATCTTCCCATGCTTCTTCCAGTAACTTGGCCGCTGCTTCTACTACTACTGCAAATGGATTCAACATCAATCCTGATTTCAATCCGTTGAACCATTCACTCTCAACCAACTCACTTTCCACCGAACCTATAGTTTTTGAAACCTGGACCTCATCCAATGTCGTGTTGAACATGTGCAGAGATGAAGCACAAATTAGTGTGTGCAGCCCAAAGAAGCCAGGTGTCTTTACCCAGATTTGCTTCATTTTGGAGAAGTACAAGATTGTAGTGGTAACAGCTCATATTATCTCAGACTCTCATCGCAGCATGTACATGATTCAAGCACAG CCAAGTAGAGCTCCTGATAATCAGTTTCTGGAGATGTTTCCAGCAGTCGAAATATTCAAGCAAGCTGTGAGTGAGATAAATGTGTGGATCGTCTCCACTTATTAA